A section of the Hippea sp. KM1 genome encodes:
- the rpmA gene encoding 50S ribosomal protein L27 — protein MAHKKGLGSTKNGRDSIGKRLGVKRADGQRVKAGEILVRQRGTKWHPGKNTGKGKDDTLFALVAGTVKFEEKLGKKFVSVYP, from the coding sequence ATGGCTCACAAGAAAGGTCTTGGAAGCACCAAAAACGGAAGGGATAGTATAGGCAAACGCTTAGGCGTAAAAAGAGCCGACGGCCAGAGGGTAAAGGCCGGGGAGATACTGGTTCGCCAGAGGGGAACCAAATGGCATCCAGGTAAAAACACAGGCAAAGGCAAGGATGATACGCTCTTTGCCTTGGTCGCAGGCACAGTAAAGTTTGAAGAGAAGCTCGGTAAAAAGTTTGTCAGCGTCTATCCGTAA
- the obgE gene encoding GTPase ObgE has product MFIDYAKIHIKAGDGGRGIVSFRREKYVPKGGPDGGDGGKGGNVILKASKDENTLRSFRFKKNFKAENGQPGGSNNKTGKSGKDLVIVVPVGTIVKDEEGNTIADLSRDGQTVIVAKGGKGGKGNAAFASPTNRAPRTATPGKPGEEKDIVLELKLLADVGLVGFPNAGKSSLIRAVSDAKPEIADYPFTTLQPHLGYVFFDDRDFIIADIPGIIEGAHKGKGLGLRFLKHIERTTILLFVLDITDEPEEKHKKLMDELEKYNPKLLKRKRAVVLNKIDLVDKIDEKLYKGLFSEEVFFISALKKKGLKPLLKWISESLKED; this is encoded by the coding sequence ATGTTTATCGACTATGCCAAGATCCACATTAAGGCAGGAGACGGCGGCAGAGGAATCGTAAGCTTTAGGCGGGAAAAGTATGTCCCCAAGGGCGGCCCTGACGGCGGAGACGGCGGCAAGGGGGGCAATGTAATACTCAAGGCCTCAAAGGACGAAAACACTTTGAGGTCTTTTCGTTTCAAAAAAAACTTCAAAGCAGAAAACGGCCAACCCGGCGGTTCAAATAACAAAACAGGCAAAAGCGGCAAAGATTTAGTTATTGTTGTTCCAGTTGGCACCATAGTAAAGGACGAAGAAGGCAATACAATAGCAGACCTCAGCCGGGACGGTCAAACGGTAATTGTTGCAAAGGGGGGCAAGGGGGGCAAGGGCAATGCCGCATTTGCAAGTCCAACAAACAGGGCACCCCGCACGGCCACACCGGGTAAACCGGGTGAGGAGAAAGATATAGTATTGGAATTGAAACTGCTGGCCGATGTGGGTCTTGTTGGATTTCCAAATGCAGGCAAATCATCCCTAATCAGGGCCGTTTCGGATGCAAAACCCGAGATAGCAGACTATCCCTTTACCACGCTTCAGCCCCATTTAGGCTATGTATTCTTCGACGATAGGGATTTTATAATCGCCGATATCCCCGGTATCATAGAGGGTGCACACAAGGGCAAGGGGCTTGGTTTGAGGTTTTTAAAGCACATAGAACGAACGACCATACTGCTGTTTGTTCTGGATATAACCGACGAACCAGAAGAAAAACACAAAAAGCTAATGGATGAGCTTGAAAAATACAACCCAAAGCTCTTGAAAAGAAAAAGGGCTGTTGTTCTAAACAAGATAGATTTAGTTGATAAAATCGATGAAAAATTATACAAAGGGTTATTCTCAGAGGAGGTATTCTTTATAAGTGCCTTAAAAAAGAAAGGCCTAAAGCCCCTGCTGAAATGGATAAGCGAGAGTTTAAAAGAAGATTAG
- the proB gene encoding glutamate 5-kinase, translating into MDKREFKRRLAQTKRIVIKIGSGVISNNGSIDEDNLRTIVEDIASIGSKKQILIVSSGAVASGMNIMGLKKRPDNIVNLQALASLGQPELINTYKRLFEEFGIKTSQILITVDDIQNRRRFINAKNTLLTLLKWGILPIINENDTVVIKELRFGDNDNLSYHILNLIEADALIILSTIDGLYTKNPTDSEAKLIEAIDETTDFEDRGISLLGSGGIKTKIEAGLNAAKLGKLACIVNGKKPHAIKRLFDDDGFRFSYFIPQKQTINSKKSWIINCMPSGVVVIDRGAEKNILNNKSLLPSGIKKVYGGFGRGDVINIENEEGELIAKGITNYDSSEIEKIKQHHSSEIVNILGYKYSNDVVHIDNMAPTKDYSED; encoded by the coding sequence ATGGATAAGCGAGAGTTTAAAAGAAGATTAGCCCAAACAAAGCGCATAGTAATCAAGATAGGAAGCGGCGTCATATCAAATAACGGCTCCATCGATGAGGATAACCTAAGAACCATCGTTGAGGACATAGCAAGCATAGGCAGCAAAAAACAGATCCTCATAGTATCCAGCGGGGCCGTGGCAAGCGGTATGAACATAATGGGGTTAAAGAAACGCCCCGACAACATAGTAAACCTGCAGGCGCTTGCATCCTTAGGTCAGCCAGAGCTGATAAACACATACAAAAGGCTCTTTGAGGAATTCGGCATAAAGACATCGCAGATTCTAATCACCGTTGACGATATACAGAACAGGCGCAGATTCATAAACGCCAAAAACACGCTCCTTACACTCCTAAAGTGGGGCATACTGCCCATAATAAACGAAAACGATACGGTCGTTATAAAGGAGTTAAGGTTCGGAGATAACGATAACCTATCATACCACATACTAAACCTGATCGAAGCAGATGCGCTTATAATCCTAAGCACCATAGATGGACTATACACCAAAAACCCCACTGACTCTGAGGCCAAACTCATCGAGGCAATAGATGAAACAACAGACTTTGAGGATAGGGGAATAAGCCTTTTGGGCAGCGGAGGCATAAAGACAAAGATAGAGGCGGGCCTCAATGCTGCCAAATTGGGTAAATTAGCCTGTATCGTAAACGGCAAAAAACCCCACGCCATAAAACGCCTATTCGACGATGATGGGTTTAGGTTTTCATACTTCATACCCCAGAAACAGACAATCAACTCAAAAAAATCGTGGATCATAAACTGCATGCCTTCGGGGGTCGTAGTCATAGATAGGGGTGCTGAGAAAAATATACTCAACAACAAGAGCCTCTTACCAAGCGGCATAAAGAAGGTCTATGGCGGTTTTGGCAGGGGCGATGTTATAAACATAGAAAACGAGGAAGGTGAACTCATTGCAAAAGGCATAACCAACTACGACTCAAGCGAGATAGAAAAGATAAAACAACACCATTCAAGTGAAATCGTAAACATACTGGGATACAAATACTCAAACGATGTTGTCCATATAGACAACATGGCGCCCACAAAGGACTATTCGGAGGATTGA